In one Parambassis ranga chromosome 6, fParRan2.1, whole genome shotgun sequence genomic region, the following are encoded:
- the ascl1b gene encoding achaete-scute homolog 1b, with product METATITTTQTAFTFGLNERRASITLHGPAQDCTVPAAHPNTASAAGFQSKTKVLKRQRSSSPELLRCKRRLSFNGLGYSIPQQQPVAVARRNERERNRVKQVNMGFQTLRQHVPNGAANKKMSKVETLRSAVEYIRALQQLLDEHDAVSAAFQCGLPSPTLSNSYSADPESPHSTYSSDEGSYEPLSSEEQELLDFTTWFDRY from the coding sequence ATGGAAACTGCGACCATCACCACCACGCAGACTGCATTCACCTTTGGACTTAATGAAAGACGCGCCAGCATCACGCTGCATGGCCCGGCCCAGGACTGCACAGTCCCCGCTGCGCACCCCAACACAGCCAGCGCTGCTGGCTTCCAAAGCAAAACCAAGGTGCTGAAGAGACAGCGCTCCAGCTCGCCGGAGCTTCTGCGCTGCAAGCGGCGCCTGAGCTTCAACGGTCTAGGTTACTCTATcccccagcagcagcctgtggcTGTGGCCAGGCGCAACGAAAGAGAGAGGAACCGGGTCAAGCAAGTCAACATGGGGTTCCAGACGCTGCGTCAGCACGTGCCGAACGGAGCCGCCAACAAGAAAATGAGCAAAGTCGAGACCCTGAGGTCAGCGGTGGAGTACATCAGGGCTTTACAACAACTTCTTGATGAACATGACGCTGTTTCGGCTGCTTTTCAGTGCGGGCTGCCATCCCCAACACTCTCCAACAGTTACTCTGCAGACCCAGAGTCCCCTCACTCCACCTACTCATCAGATGAAGGCAGCTATGAGCCACTGAGCTCAGAGGAACAGGAGCTGTTGGACTTCACTACTTGGTTTGACAGGTACTGA
- the irf7 gene encoding interferon regulatory factor 7 translates to MQSPPKPQFASWLIEQVETGQYAGLCYVGTGQTKFRVPWKHNSRKDCNDEDSKIFRAWAVASGKINEFPNDKARWKTNFRCALNNLSVRFKMVRDNSKNSDDPHKIYEIINTDNKQAALHSQGSQEDSNMIPIPGLPYFPSNEPNLINNLRDMNLDNQTTEEHQWPESYVQPNPAVPEGYPAVAENLPQLLPEQSAYYTATPVPVLSPPQPPSMYDLEISIHYRKKEMLKLTLSANRLQLHYHHEAPEFNAYHICFPSTEGLLDHKQIDYTNRILSSIQKGLLLEVRDTGIYAWRQDRCHVFASTSDPSVAHPNPTKLPQNTTVELLNFDKYVNELKQFKENNGRSPEYTINMCFGEKFPDGKPLEKKLIVVKVVPLICRHFHEMAQMEGASSLHSTNVSLQISHNSLIDLINSVFAPPTTEVPMAAAEHFL, encoded by the exons ATGCAAAG CCCTCCAAAGCCCCAGTTTGCCAGCTGGCTGATAGAGCAGGTGGAGACGGGCCAGTATGCCGGCCTGTGCTATGTGGGCACAGGACAGACCAAGTTCAGAGTCCCATGGAAGCACAACTCCAGAAAGGATTGCAATGATGAGGACAGTAAAATATTCCGG GCATGGGCTGTGGCAAGTGGAAAGATCAATGAGTTCCCTAATGACAAGGCGAGGTGGAAAACCAACTTCCGCTGCGCTCTAAACAACCTCTCTGTACGCTTCAAGATGGTCCGAGATAACTCCAAGAACTCTGACGACCCTCATAAAATCTATGAGATTATCAACACTGACA ATAAGCAAGCAGCTCTGCACAGTCAGGGCTCCCAGGAGGATTCTAATATGATTCCTATTCCTGGACTACCTTACTTCCCTTCCAATGAG CCCAATCTAATTAACAATTTAAGGGACATGAATCTTGACAACCAAACAACAG AGGAACATCAATGGCCGGAGAGCTATGTTCAGCCAAATCCAGCTGTCCCAGAAGGCTACCCTGCTGTAGCCGAGAACCTCCCACAGCTTTTACCAGAGCAGTCAGCCTACTACACTG CAACGCCTGTTCCAGTCCTCAGCCCACCTCAGCCTCCAAGTATGTACGACCTGGAGATCTCCATCCATTACAGGAAAAAAGAAATGCTGAAGCTCACGCTGTCTGCAAACCGTCTCCAGCTGCACTACCACCATGAGGCCCCTGAGTTTAACGCGTATCATATCTGCTTTCCCTCTACTGAGGGTCTTCTGGATCACAAACAG ATTGATTACACCAACCGTATACTGAGCAGCATCCAGAAAGGTCTACTCCTGGAAGTACGAGACACTGGGATCTATGCCTGGAGGCAGGATAGATGCCACGTGTTTGCCAGTACTAGTGACCCCAGTGTGGCTCATCCAAACCCAACAAAGTTGCCACAGAACACCACTGTGGAGCTCCTGAATTTTGATAAGTATGTGAATG AGCTGAAGCAGTTCAAGGAAAACAATGGTCGATCACCTGAATATACCATAAACATGTGCTTTGGAGAGAAATTTCCTGATGGAAAACCCTTAGAGAAGAAGCTAATTGTAGTGAAG GTGGTGCCTCTCATCTGTCGACATTTTCATGAGATGGCCCAGATGGAGGGGGCTTCATCATTGCACAGTACTAATGTCAGCCTGCAGATCTCACACAACAGCCTCATCGATCTGATAAACTCCGTCTTTGCTCCACCAACCACAGAAGTGccaatggctgctgctgaacattTCCTCTGA